The following proteins are encoded in a genomic region of Pseudomonas saponiphila:
- the secE gene encoding preprotein translocase subunit SecE translates to MTPKAEAQGSRFDLLKWLVVVALVIVGVVGNQYYSASPILYRVLVLLAIAAVAAFVGLQTAKGKSFFVLVKEARTEIRKVVWPTRQETTQTTLIVVAVVLVMALLLWGLDSLLGWLVSLIVG, encoded by the coding sequence ATGACTCCTAAGGCTGAAGCTCAAGGCTCTCGCTTCGATCTGCTCAAGTGGCTCGTCGTGGTTGCTTTGGTGATTGTTGGTGTTGTTGGCAATCAGTACTACTCTGCTTCGCCGATCCTGTACCGTGTCCTAGTGCTGCTTGCTATTGCTGCTGTTGCTGCCTTTGTTGGTCTGCAAACTGCAAAGGGCAAGTCGTTCTTCGTGCTGGTTAAGGAAGCGCGCACTGAGATTCGTAAAGTCGTATGGCCTACTCGCCAAGAGACCACGCAGACCACGTTGATTGTTGTGGCTGTGGTTCTGGTTATGGCGTTGCTGTTGTGGGGGCTAGATTCCCTGCTCGGCTGGCTTGTTTCCTTGATTGTTGGCTAA
- the rplK gene encoding 50S ribosomal protein L11, translating to MAKKITAYIKLQVKAAQANPSPPVGPALGQHGVNIMEFCKAFNARTQGLEPGLPTPVIITVYSDRSFTFETKSTPASVLLKKAAGLTSGSARPNTVKVGTVTRAQLEEIAKTKNADLTAADMDAAVRTIAGSARSMGLNVEGV from the coding sequence ATGGCTAAGAAGATTACTGCTTACATCAAGCTGCAAGTTAAGGCCGCTCAGGCCAACCCAAGCCCGCCCGTTGGTCCAGCTCTGGGTCAACACGGCGTGAACATCATGGAATTCTGCAAGGCTTTCAACGCCCGTACTCAGGGTCTTGAACCAGGTCTGCCGACTCCTGTGATCATCACTGTTTACAGTGACCGCAGCTTCACTTTCGAAACTAAGAGCACCCCTGCTTCGGTTCTGCTGAAGAAAGCTGCTGGCCTGACTAGCGGTTCCGCTCGTCCGAACACCGTTAAGGTTGGCACTGTTACCCGTGCTCAGCTGGAAGAGATCGCGAAAACCAAAAACGCGGATCTGACTGCAGCTGATATGGATGCAGCCGTGCGTACTATCGCCGGTTCTGCTCGTAGCATGGGCCTTAACGTGGAGGGTGTGTAA
- the rplA gene encoding 50S ribosomal protein L1, which translates to MAKLTKRQKAIAGKIEAGKAYNFVEAAALLTELSTVKFSESVDVAVNLGVDPRKSDQVVRSATVLPHGTGKTVRVAVFTQGPAAEAALAAGADRVGMDDLAAEMKGGDLNYDVVIASPDAMRVVGQLGQVLGPRGLMPNPKVGTVTPDVASAVKNAKAGQVRYRTDKNGIIHTSVGKVGFDAVKLKENVEALIADLKRIKPASSKGIYVKRVTLSTTMGPGLVIDQGSLDV; encoded by the coding sequence ATGGCTAAGCTGACCAAGCGCCAAAAGGCTATCGCCGGCAAGATTGAAGCAGGCAAGGCCTACAACTTCGTAGAAGCTGCCGCTCTCCTGACCGAGCTGTCGACCGTTAAGTTCAGCGAGTCCGTAGACGTTGCTGTGAACCTGGGCGTAGACCCGCGTAAATCTGACCAGGTTGTTCGTAGCGCTACTGTGCTGCCGCACGGCACTGGCAAGACTGTACGTGTAGCTGTGTTCACCCAGGGTCCAGCTGCTGAAGCTGCTCTGGCTGCCGGTGCAGACCGCGTAGGTATGGATGATCTGGCTGCCGAAATGAAAGGCGGCGACCTGAACTATGACGTAGTTATTGCTTCCCCGGATGCAATGCGCGTTGTGGGTCAGTTGGGTCAGGTTCTGGGTCCTCGTGGCCTGATGCCTAACCCGAAAGTCGGTACCGTTACTCCAGACGTAGCTTCGGCAGTCAAGAACGCCAAGGCTGGTCAGGTTCGTTATCGCACCGACAAAAACGGCATCATCCACACTTCCGTTGGCAAGGTCGGCTTCGACGCCGTCAAGCTGAAGGAAAACGTTGAAGCCCTGATCGCTGACCTGAAGCGTATCAAACCAGCTTCTTCGAAAGGCATCTACGTCAAGCGCGTTACTCTGAGCACCACTATGGGCCCAGGCCTGGTCATCGACCAAGGTTCGCTGGACGTATAA
- the nusG gene encoding transcription termination/antitermination protein NusG, with protein MAKRWYVVHAYSGYEKHVMRSLIERVKLAGMEDGFGEILVPTEEVVEMRNGQKRKSERKFFPGYVLVQMDMNEGTWHLVKDTPRVMGFIGGTADKPAPITDKEAEAILRRVADGSDKPKPKTLFEPGEVVRVTDGPFADFNGTVEEVNYEKSRIQVAVLIFGRSTPVELEFSQVEKA; from the coding sequence GTGGCTAAGCGTTGGTACGTTGTGCATGCTTACTCGGGTTACGAGAAGCATGTAATGCGCTCGTTGATCGAGCGTGTGAAGCTGGCTGGCATGGAAGATGGCTTCGGCGAAATTCTGGTTCCCACTGAAGAAGTGGTTGAGATGCGTAATGGCCAGAAGCGCAAAAGCGAGCGTAAGTTCTTTCCAGGCTATGTGCTGGTTCAGATGGATATGAATGAGGGTACTTGGCACTTGGTCAAGGATACTCCTCGTGTCATGGGCTTTATCGGTGGTACTGCCGATAAGCCGGCTCCTATTACTGATAAAGAAGCTGAAGCGATTCTGCGTCGCGTCGCTGACGGTAGTGATAAGCCTAAGCCTAAAACTCTGTTTGAGCCGGGCGAAGTGGTTCGTGTTACTGATGGTCCATTCGCTGACTTTAACGGCACGGTCGAAGAAGTTAACTACGAAAAGAGCCGCATTCAAGTGGCGGTACTCATTTTCGGTCGCTCTACTCCGGTAGAGCTAGAGTTCAGTCAGGTCGAAAAGGCATAA